Proteins from one Mycobacterium sp. SMC-2 genomic window:
- a CDS encoding NADH-quinone oxidoreductase subunit C → MSSPRQDPREAITSGDEEVIDVRHGMFGVYDTGDTSGYGRLVREVTLPGSTPRPYGGYFDDVVDRLAEALKRHGVEFNDAIEKVVVYRDELTVDVRRELLPQVAQRLRDEPELRFEMCLGVSGVHYPHETGRELHAVYPLQSITHNRRIRLEVAVPDSDPHIPSLFSVYPTTDWHERETYDFFGIIFDGHPSLTRIEMPDDWHGHPQRKDYPLGGIPVEYKGAQIPPPDERRAYN, encoded by the coding sequence ATGAGCTCACCACGCCAAGACCCGCGGGAAGCGATAACCAGCGGCGACGAGGAAGTCATTGACGTTCGGCACGGCATGTTCGGTGTGTACGACACCGGTGACACGTCGGGATACGGCCGGCTCGTGCGCGAGGTCACGCTCCCGGGCAGCACCCCGCGACCCTACGGCGGATACTTCGACGACGTGGTGGACCGGCTGGCCGAGGCGCTAAAGCGCCACGGTGTCGAATTCAACGACGCGATAGAGAAAGTCGTGGTGTACCGCGACGAGCTGACCGTGGACGTTCGCCGGGAGTTGCTGCCGCAGGTCGCGCAGCGTTTGCGTGACGAACCGGAACTGCGCTTCGAGATGTGCCTGGGCGTCAGCGGGGTGCACTACCCGCACGAGACGGGCCGCGAACTGCACGCCGTCTACCCGCTGCAGTCGATCACGCACAATCGCCGTATCCGCCTGGAAGTGGCTGTGCCGGACAGCGATCCGCACATTCCGTCGCTGTTTTCGGTCTATCCGACCACCGACTGGCACGAGCGCGAAACCTACGACTTCTTCGGCATCATCTTCGACGGGCATCCATCGCTGACCCGCATCGAGATGCCCGACGACTGGCATGGGCATCCGCAGCGCAAGGACTATCCCCTCGGCGGCATCCCCGTCGAATACAAAGGGGCGCAGATACCCCCGCCCGACGAGCGGAGAGCCTACAACTGA
- a CDS encoding NADH-quinone oxidoreductase subunit B family protein — protein MGLEEQLPGGILLSTVEKVAGYVRKNSLWPATFGLACCAIEMMATAGPRFDLARFGMERFSATPRQADLMIVAGRVSQKMAPVLRQIYDQMAEPKWVLAMGVCASSGGMFNNYAIVQGVDHVVPVDIYLPGCPPRPEMLLYAILKLHEKIQQMPLGVNRAEAIAEAEQAALTAKPTIEMRGLLR, from the coding sequence GTGGGTCTCGAGGAACAGCTGCCCGGTGGGATTCTGCTGTCAACGGTCGAGAAGGTGGCCGGGTACGTCCGCAAGAACTCGTTGTGGCCGGCGACGTTCGGGTTGGCCTGCTGTGCCATCGAGATGATGGCAACCGCGGGGCCAAGATTCGACCTCGCGCGGTTCGGCATGGAGCGGTTCTCGGCGACGCCGCGGCAGGCCGATCTGATGATCGTGGCGGGGCGGGTGAGCCAGAAGATGGCGCCGGTGCTGCGCCAGATCTACGACCAGATGGCCGAGCCGAAGTGGGTGCTGGCCATGGGCGTGTGCGCGTCGTCCGGCGGGATGTTCAACAACTACGCGATCGTGCAGGGCGTGGACCATGTGGTCCCGGTGGACATCTACCTGCCCGGCTGCCCGCCGCGCCCGGAGATGCTGCTGTACGCAATCCTCAAGCTGCACGAGAAGATTCAGCAGATGCCGCTGGGCGTCAACCGGGCAGAGGCCATCGCCGAGGCCGAACAGGCGGCGCTGACTGCCAAGCCGACGATCGAGATGCGCGGACTGTTGCGATGA
- a CDS encoding NADH-quinone oxidoreductase subunit A, whose product MNVYIPILVLGGIAAAFAVGSVVIASLAGPSRYNKSKMAAYECGIEPTETSVSGPHATPGQRFPVKYYLTAMLFIVFDIEIVFLYPWAVSYDALGTFALVEMVVFMLTVFVAYAYVWRRGGLTWD is encoded by the coding sequence TTGAACGTCTACATACCCATCCTGGTGCTCGGAGGGATAGCCGCGGCCTTCGCCGTGGGATCGGTCGTGATCGCGAGCCTCGCCGGCCCGTCGCGCTACAACAAGTCGAAGATGGCCGCATACGAATGCGGCATCGAGCCGACCGAAACGTCGGTGAGTGGCCCGCATGCGACGCCCGGGCAGCGGTTCCCGGTGAAGTACTACCTGACCGCAATGCTCTTCATCGTCTTCGACATCGAAATCGTGTTCTTGTATCCCTGGGCGGTCAGTTACGACGCGCTGGGAACGTTCGCGTTGGTCGAGATGGTGGTGTTCATGCTCACGGTCTTCGTGGCGTACGCCTATGTGTGGCGCCGCGGCGGCCTGACGTGGGATTGA
- a CDS encoding YceI family protein, protein MTTLETLLNDPDVAGVWNLVPDRSTITFKIPNMWGLLNVKGRFTEFSGDGQLTGKGAVYGRLDIRAASLDTGIGRRDKHLRSADFFDVERFGEIGVVVTAVQPTEGKSADLRAAFTIKGITAPVPVSATITELDDGSIRIAGSAKVDRTQFDLGWNRFGMIGPTATAAAETVFVRAAQ, encoded by the coding sequence ATGACGACTCTGGAAACACTTCTGAATGATCCCGACGTGGCCGGCGTGTGGAACCTGGTCCCGGACCGCTCGACGATCACTTTCAAGATCCCGAACATGTGGGGCCTGCTGAACGTCAAGGGACGCTTCACCGAGTTCAGCGGCGACGGCCAGCTGACGGGGAAGGGGGCGGTTTACGGCCGCCTCGACATCCGCGCCGCCTCCCTGGACACCGGCATCGGCCGCCGCGACAAGCACCTGCGCTCGGCCGACTTCTTCGACGTCGAGCGCTTCGGTGAGATCGGCGTCGTCGTCACCGCGGTGCAGCCGACCGAAGGCAAGTCCGCAGACCTCCGGGCCGCCTTCACGATCAAGGGCATCACCGCGCCGGTGCCCGTGTCCGCCACGATCACCGAGCTCGACGACGGCTCGATCCGGATCGCCGGATCGGCCAAGGTCGATCGCACCCAGTTCGACCTAGGCTGGAACCGGTTCGGCATGATCGGCCCGACGGCGACGGCGGCGGCGGAAACCGTCTTCGTCCGGGCTGCCCAGTGA
- a CDS encoding nuclear transport factor 2 family protein, with protein MPAANTEIVADAADRLFTAIEKGDFAAVDRMWSDDIAVWRVGARREDGKARALRVIDWFITATTERHYEVLDRQFFEGGFVQQHVLHAIGHAGQSISMRVCIVIRVGGDGRLDRIDEYFDPAEIAPLLA; from the coding sequence ATGCCCGCTGCGAATACGGAAATCGTTGCCGACGCGGCCGACCGCCTGTTCACGGCGATCGAGAAGGGCGACTTCGCGGCGGTGGACCGGATGTGGAGCGACGACATCGCGGTCTGGCGGGTCGGCGCGCGCCGCGAGGACGGCAAGGCCCGCGCCCTGCGGGTGATCGACTGGTTCATCACCGCGACCACCGAGCGCCACTACGAAGTCCTGGACCGGCAATTCTTCGAGGGCGGCTTCGTCCAGCAGCACGTCCTGCACGCCATCGGCCATGCCGGCCAATCGATCTCGATGCGGGTCTGCATCGTGATCAGGGTGGGCGGCGACGGCCGGCTCGACCGGATCGACGAGTACTTCGATCCCGCAGAGATCGCGCCGTTGCTGGCCTAG
- a CDS encoding DUF6285 domain-containing protein, with protein MIGPYGRPLAAELVTAVAEFLETDVRAATSGQVNFHARVAANALRIVERELLDESEAESRAALADLGFADEEELAAAIRAGEMDGRGLEVTACLRTLVRRRLAAAHPGYDCE; from the coding sequence ATGATCGGACCGTACGGCCGCCCGCTCGCGGCCGAACTCGTAACCGCGGTGGCCGAATTCCTGGAGACCGACGTGCGGGCGGCGACCAGCGGGCAGGTCAACTTCCACGCGAGGGTGGCCGCCAACGCGTTGCGCATCGTCGAGCGCGAACTGCTCGACGAGAGCGAGGCCGAATCCCGTGCGGCGCTGGCCGACTTGGGCTTCGCCGACGAGGAAGAGCTTGCCGCCGCGATACGGGCCGGCGAGATGGACGGGCGAGGCCTCGAAGTCACCGCCTGCCTGCGCACGTTGGTGCGGCGCCGGCTGGCGGCCGCCCACCCCGGATACGACTGCGAATAG
- a CDS encoding phosphotransferase family protein, producing MTPTEELASRLALKLGSVLGADVAVENLRALTGGASRSTWAFDAVTGDRRRALILRTGAPDDVHAGMELEARAQAAAAAAGAPVPHVLIAGDSPAALGNPFLICDAIAGETIVRRIQRQLDEAGGQAARATLLRQCAQALAAIHRADPNIPDLAREDPLAQWRERLDAMGDTTATFEWAFRWLEARRPEPSGDVLVHGDYRMGNLIVDGSRLAAVLDWELVHRGDPYDDLAWFCIRAWRFGAPASLGAGGLGSVESFLRDYEQAGGTGVDRVAFHWWLVLATLRWGVICRYQAERHLTGQFRSVELATIGRRVCETEWDLLDLLEGAA from the coding sequence GTGACGCCGACCGAGGAGCTGGCCTCGCGACTCGCCTTGAAACTGGGGAGCGTGCTGGGCGCCGATGTCGCGGTGGAAAACCTGCGCGCCCTGACCGGCGGCGCCAGCCGCTCCACGTGGGCGTTCGACGCGGTCACCGGTGACCGGCGCCGAGCCCTGATCCTGCGCACCGGCGCGCCCGACGACGTGCACGCCGGCATGGAGCTGGAGGCGCGCGCCCAGGCCGCCGCCGCTGCCGCAGGCGCCCCGGTCCCCCACGTCCTCATCGCCGGCGATTCGCCTGCCGCACTGGGCAATCCGTTTCTGATCTGCGACGCGATCGCGGGCGAGACCATCGTCCGGCGCATCCAGCGTCAGCTCGACGAGGCGGGCGGGCAGGCGGCCCGCGCGACTCTGCTGCGGCAATGCGCGCAGGCCCTGGCGGCCATCCACCGCGCCGACCCGAACATCCCCGATCTGGCCCGCGAGGATCCGCTCGCGCAGTGGCGCGAGCGGCTCGACGCCATGGGCGACACCACGGCCACCTTCGAATGGGCGTTTCGCTGGCTGGAGGCCCGCAGGCCGGAACCGTCGGGGGACGTGCTGGTGCACGGGGACTACCGGATGGGCAACCTCATCGTCGACGGGTCCCGCCTCGCCGCCGTCCTCGACTGGGAGTTGGTGCACCGCGGCGACCCCTACGACGACCTGGCCTGGTTCTGCATCCGCGCCTGGCGCTTCGGCGCCCCGGCCAGCCTCGGCGCCGGCGGCCTCGGCAGCGTCGAGAGCTTCCTGCGGGACTACGAACAGGCCGGCGGGACTGGCGTCGACCGGGTGGCGTTTCACTGGTGGCTGGTGCTGGCGACGCTGCGGTGGGGCGTCATCTGCCGCTACCAGGCGGAGCGGCATTTGACCGGTCAGTTCCGCTCGGTGGAGCTGGCCACGATCGGTCGCCGCGTGTGCGAAACCGAGTGGGACCTGCTCGACCTGCTCGAAGGGGCCGCGTGA
- a CDS encoding acyl-CoA dehydrogenase family protein, whose translation MDFTLPEHLPAVLTEMDEFIEAEIKPLEREHIQYFDKRREHARTDWDNDGIPTREWEDLLAEMRRRADKAGWLRYGLPASLGGRDGTNVDMAVIREHLAHKGLGLHNDLQNESSIVGNFPQVIMMERFGTEEQRRLWSEALITGKRSMAFGLTEPQHGSDATWLQTRAQADGDGWVINGAKRFNTGVHRATHDLVFARTSGEPGQARGITAFLVPTDAPGFDVPYYWWMFNMPTDHGEVQLTDVRVPGDAVLGEVDRGLEVAQTFLHENRIRQAASSLGAAQYCIDRAAEYAGRRTVFGKPLSVNQAVQWPLAELQTEAQMVRLLVQYAAWHLDRNHHMEVSDKVSMANYRANRLVCDAADRAMQIFGGLGYSRHEPFEHIYRHHRRYRITEGAEEIQIRRVAQRLFKFGK comes from the coding sequence GTGGATTTCACACTGCCCGAACACCTTCCGGCTGTGCTCACGGAGATGGACGAGTTCATCGAGGCGGAGATCAAACCGCTGGAGCGCGAACACATCCAGTATTTCGACAAGCGCCGCGAGCATGCCCGCACCGACTGGGACAACGACGGCATCCCGACGCGCGAGTGGGAGGACCTGCTCGCCGAGATGCGCCGGCGAGCCGACAAGGCGGGCTGGCTGCGGTACGGGCTACCGGCCTCGCTGGGTGGCCGTGACGGCACCAACGTCGACATGGCCGTCATCCGGGAACACCTGGCGCACAAGGGCCTCGGCCTGCACAACGACCTGCAGAACGAGTCCTCGATCGTCGGCAACTTCCCGCAGGTGATCATGATGGAGCGCTTCGGCACCGAGGAGCAACGGCGGCTCTGGTCCGAGGCGCTGATCACCGGGAAACGCTCCATGGCGTTCGGGCTGACCGAGCCGCAGCACGGCTCGGACGCCACCTGGCTCCAGACGCGCGCACAAGCCGACGGCGACGGCTGGGTGATCAACGGCGCCAAGCGGTTCAACACCGGCGTCCACCGCGCGACCCACGACCTGGTCTTCGCTCGCACGTCCGGTGAGCCGGGCCAGGCGCGGGGCATCACGGCGTTTCTGGTGCCGACGGACGCGCCGGGGTTCGACGTCCCCTACTACTGGTGGATGTTCAACATGCCGACCGATCACGGCGAGGTTCAGCTGACCGACGTCCGGGTGCCCGGTGACGCGGTGCTCGGCGAGGTGGACCGCGGCCTGGAAGTCGCGCAGACGTTCCTGCACGAGAACCGGATTCGGCAGGCGGCTAGCAGCCTGGGTGCGGCACAGTACTGCATCGACCGCGCCGCGGAATACGCCGGGCGGCGGACCGTGTTCGGCAAGCCGCTGTCGGTCAACCAGGCCGTGCAATGGCCGCTGGCCGAATTGCAGACCGAGGCCCAGATGGTGCGGCTGCTGGTTCAGTACGCGGCCTGGCATCTGGACCGGAACCACCACATGGAGGTCTCGGACAAGGTGTCGATGGCCAACTATCGGGCCAATCGACTCGTCTGCGACGCCGCCGATCGAGCCATGCAGATCTTCGGCGGCCTGGGCTACAGCCGGCACGAGCCGTTCGAGCACATCTATCGCCACCACCGTCGCTACCGGATCACCGAGGGAGCCGAGGAGATCCAGATTCGCCGGGTGGCGCAGCGGCTGTTTAAGTTTGGCAAGTGA
- a CDS encoding TetR/AcrR family transcriptional regulator, whose product MPAPDTLTAKGRQTRQAIEQAARKLFAERGFHGTTLADITSAAGKSPAVFYRYFADKEDLLAALAESFLHDVLTPSGLSLELPASPDDDAFFTAVVTGYWNMFKQNIGIMIAVAQLAATQRRFAGVQNEFRRFGMDIVAASVRRAQEQGYGTELDPQHTAAAIALLFENFTTVFVGPSNLGIKISDRDAIATLSTIWKKTLYGSGKET is encoded by the coding sequence ATGCCCGCCCCGGACACGCTGACGGCCAAGGGCCGCCAGACCAGGCAGGCCATCGAGCAGGCCGCCCGGAAGCTGTTCGCGGAAAGGGGTTTTCACGGCACTACGCTGGCCGACATCACCTCGGCGGCGGGCAAGTCGCCCGCGGTGTTCTACCGGTATTTCGCCGACAAGGAAGACCTGCTCGCCGCCCTGGCCGAATCGTTCTTGCACGACGTCCTGACCCCGTCCGGGCTGAGCCTCGAGCTACCGGCATCGCCCGACGACGACGCGTTCTTCACCGCGGTGGTCACCGGCTACTGGAACATGTTCAAGCAGAACATCGGCATCATGATCGCCGTTGCCCAGCTCGCCGCCACCCAGCGCCGATTCGCGGGTGTCCAGAACGAATTCCGCCGGTTTGGCATGGACATCGTCGCCGCCTCGGTGCGCCGCGCCCAGGAGCAGGGCTACGGAACCGAACTCGACCCGCAACACACAGCGGCGGCCATCGCCCTGCTGTTCGAGAACTTCACCACCGTCTTCGTCGGCCCCTCCAACCTGGGCATCAAGATCAGCGACCGGGACGCCATTGCCACCTTGTCGACGATCTGGAAGAAAACTCTCTACGGCAGCGGCAAGGAGACTTAG
- a CDS encoding hydroxymethylglutaryl-CoA lyase, with protein MNTHVTIREVALRDGLQIEAPIPLDAKLELLAAIAATGVREVEATAFVSPSKVPSMADAAELAAHLRDYPDIEFSALVASPNGAKRAVAAGLRSIEYVVAADDTFSKANVGRTSAEATAAIDEIVAIARDGHVTVEVIIATAWDSPFEGPTPAQRVLDIAAAARDRGADRLSIADTIGTTTPGRVSSLIAQLRPVIGDLPLGGHFHNTRGAGLASAYAAVSSGVTRLDASVGGLGGCPFAPGATGNIATEDLVYLLADSGIDVDVDLQAAISAAEVAKSVVGHALPSALLRAGDGIRT; from the coding sequence GTGAACACACACGTGACCATCCGCGAGGTCGCGCTGCGCGACGGGCTGCAGATCGAAGCGCCGATCCCGTTGGACGCCAAGCTCGAACTGCTGGCCGCCATCGCCGCGACCGGCGTTCGCGAGGTCGAGGCCACCGCGTTCGTCTCGCCGTCGAAGGTGCCGTCGATGGCCGACGCCGCCGAGCTCGCCGCGCACCTGCGCGACTACCCCGACATCGAGTTCTCCGCCCTGGTGGCCAGCCCGAACGGGGCCAAGCGGGCCGTCGCGGCGGGGCTGCGCTCGATCGAGTACGTGGTGGCCGCCGACGACACGTTCAGCAAGGCCAACGTCGGGCGCACCAGCGCGGAGGCCACCGCGGCGATCGACGAGATCGTGGCCATCGCGCGCGACGGTCACGTCACCGTCGAAGTGATCATCGCCACCGCGTGGGACTCACCGTTCGAAGGGCCCACGCCGGCGCAGCGGGTGCTCGACATCGCCGCGGCCGCCCGCGACCGCGGCGCCGACCGCCTGTCGATCGCCGACACGATCGGCACCACCACCCCGGGGCGGGTGAGTTCGCTGATCGCACAGCTGCGTCCGGTGATCGGCGACCTGCCGCTGGGCGGGCATTTCCACAACACCCGCGGCGCCGGGCTGGCCAGCGCCTATGCCGCGGTCAGCTCCGGGGTGACCCGGCTGGACGCCTCGGTGGGCGGGCTGGGCGGTTGCCCGTTCGCGCCGGGCGCCACCGGCAACATCGCCACCGAGGACCTGGTGTACCTGCTGGCCGACAGCGGCATCGACGTCGACGTCGACCTGCAGGCCGCCATCTCCGCGGCCGAGGTCGCCAAATCCGTTGTCGGCCATGCCCTGCCGAGCGCTTTGCTGCGCGCCGGCGACGGGATCCGGACATGA
- a CDS encoding CaiB/BaiF CoA-transferase family protein, which translates to MSVAGPLDGVRVLELGTLIAGPFAGRLLGDMGADVIKVEPPGAPDPLRTWGQAEVDGQHVFWTVHARNKRAITLDLRRPRGRELFCELVEKSDIVVENFRPGTLEKWDLGYDVLSTRNPGIILVRVSGYGQTGPEAHKAGYASVAEAASGLRHLNGFPGGPPPRLALSLGDTLAGMFGAQGALAALYRRGITGRGQVVDVALTESCLAVQESTIPDYDVGGVVRGPSGTRLEGIAPSNIYRSADGSWVVIAANQDTVFARLCKAMGRPELATEDRFATHAARGRNQDELDEIIGAWAAERPPGDIIETLSAAGVIAGPINTVAEVVNDPQLRARGMLVEHFDERIGRDVLGPGIVPVLSESPGSVRNAGPARPGQHNDDVYIGLLGKSAEELEELRAEEVL; encoded by the coding sequence ATGAGCGTCGCCGGGCCACTGGACGGAGTGCGGGTGCTCGAACTGGGCACGTTGATCGCGGGCCCGTTCGCCGGACGACTGCTGGGCGACATGGGCGCCGACGTCATCAAGGTGGAACCCCCCGGTGCCCCGGACCCGTTGCGCACCTGGGGCCAGGCCGAGGTCGACGGGCAGCATGTCTTTTGGACGGTGCACGCGCGCAACAAGAGAGCGATCACCCTGGACCTGCGCCGCCCGCGCGGCCGCGAATTGTTCTGTGAGCTCGTCGAGAAGTCCGACATCGTCGTGGAGAACTTCCGCCCGGGGACGCTGGAGAAATGGGACCTGGGCTACGACGTGCTCAGTACCCGAAACCCGGGCATCATCCTGGTCCGGGTGTCCGGCTACGGGCAGACCGGGCCCGAGGCGCACAAGGCCGGCTACGCCTCGGTGGCCGAGGCGGCCAGCGGACTGCGCCACCTCAACGGTTTCCCGGGCGGACCGCCGCCCCGGCTCGCGCTCTCGCTCGGCGACACCCTGGCCGGCATGTTCGGCGCGCAGGGCGCGCTGGCGGCGCTGTACCGCCGCGGCATCACCGGGCGCGGCCAGGTGGTGGACGTCGCGCTGACCGAATCCTGTTTGGCCGTCCAGGAATCCACCATTCCCGACTACGACGTCGGCGGCGTGGTCCGCGGACCGTCGGGCACCCGGCTGGAGGGCATCGCGCCGTCCAACATCTATCGCAGCGCCGACGGCTCGTGGGTGGTGATCGCCGCAAACCAGGACACCGTCTTCGCCCGGTTGTGCAAGGCGATGGGGCGCCCCGAGCTGGCCACCGAGGACCGGTTCGCCACGCACGCCGCCCGCGGCCGCAACCAGGACGAGCTCGACGAGATCATCGGGGCGTGGGCCGCGGAGCGCCCGCCGGGGGACATCATCGAAACCCTGAGTGCCGCAGGGGTGATCGCCGGGCCGATCAACACGGTCGCGGAGGTGGTCAACGATCCGCAGCTGCGGGCCCGCGGCATGCTGGTCGAACACTTCGACGAACGCATCGGGCGCGACGTGCTGGGGCCGGGCATCGTGCCGGTGCTCTCCGAATCGCCGGGCAGCGTCCGCAACGCGGGCCCCGCCCGCCCGGGCCAGCACAACGACGACGTCTACATCGGGCTGCTGGGCAAGAGCGCCGAGGAGCTCGAGGAGCTGCGGGCCGAGGAGGTGCTGTGA
- a CDS encoding alpha/beta hydrolase translates to MKHEYERIPYLVAFQNNSAVRDVYGGLAEITVLESYLLRPKDKPSDTVLVFMHPIGGGAYLPMTGALARAGHHVIYCNSRFRGTDSALLMEKVVEDLGECIKDAKKRLGYSKVVLAGWSGGGSLSMFYQQQAQHPTITSSPSGDGPDLTALDLTPADGIMLLAAHISRHGTLTEWLDASILDESDPTKRDPELDLYNPDNPNQPPYSQEFLARYRSAQVMRNRRITAWVRDKLAELKAAGRPQDEFCFVVHGTMADPRWLDPTVDPNERTPGTCYLGDPQVVNMSPVGLARFSTLRGWLSQWSYDDARGDGVACGADLAVPALVIGNLADDACTPSHTRRLFEAIGHHDKEMHEIPGATHYYAGPDQRDKLRAAVDIVTDWLVRHDFAGAG, encoded by the coding sequence ATGAAGCACGAGTACGAACGCATCCCCTATCTCGTTGCGTTCCAGAACAATTCCGCCGTCCGCGACGTCTACGGCGGGCTGGCCGAGATCACCGTGCTGGAGAGCTACCTGCTCAGGCCGAAGGACAAGCCCTCGGACACCGTGCTGGTGTTCATGCACCCGATCGGGGGCGGCGCCTACCTGCCGATGACGGGCGCGCTGGCCCGGGCCGGCCATCACGTCATCTACTGCAACAGCCGGTTCCGCGGCACCGACTCGGCGCTGCTGATGGAGAAGGTGGTCGAGGACCTCGGCGAGTGCATCAAGGACGCCAAGAAGCGGCTGGGCTATTCCAAGGTGGTGCTGGCCGGGTGGAGTGGCGGCGGCTCGCTGTCGATGTTCTACCAGCAGCAGGCCCAGCACCCCACCATCACGTCGAGCCCGTCCGGTGACGGCCCCGACCTGACCGCTTTGGACCTGACCCCCGCGGACGGCATCATGCTGCTGGCGGCGCACATCAGCCGGCACGGCACGCTGACCGAATGGCTCGACGCGTCGATCCTCGACGAATCCGACCCCACCAAGCGCGATCCCGAGCTGGACCTCTACAACCCGGACAACCCGAACCAGCCGCCCTACAGCCAGGAATTCCTGGCCCGCTACCGCAGCGCACAGGTGATGCGCAACCGGCGCATCACCGCGTGGGTCAGGGACAAGCTCGCCGAGTTAAAGGCGGCCGGGCGCCCGCAAGACGAGTTCTGTTTCGTGGTGCACGGCACCATGGCCGACCCGCGCTGGCTGGACCCGACCGTCGATCCCAACGAACGCACCCCGGGAACCTGCTACCTGGGGGATCCTCAAGTGGTGAACATGAGCCCGGTGGGGCTGGCGCGGTTCTCCACGCTGCGCGGCTGGCTCTCGCAATGGAGTTACGACGACGCCCGCGGCGATGGGGTAGCCTGCGGTGCCGACCTCGCGGTCCCGGCGCTGGTCATCGGTAACCTGGCCGACGATGCCTGCACGCCCAGCCACACCCGGCGGCTCTTCGAGGCGATCGGGCACCATGACAAGGAGATGCACGAAATCCCCGGCGCCACACACTATTACGCGGGCCCCGACCAGCGCGACAAGCTGCGCGCGGCCGTCGACATCGTCACCGACTGGCTGGTCCGCCACGACTTCGCGGGCGCCGGATGA
- a CDS encoding homogentisate 1,2-dioxygenase codes for MESFVHLRKGTTPRRLHADLDGLKDDELGRGGFTGRTANLYRRHDPTAYRAVGPLRPIDVLAGELKPSDATDADGGPLLMFSNADCRILLSRRHEPMPFYTRHVDGDLLCFVHQGGGLVETEFGPLRYRDGDWIYLPKACTWRQVPDSETTLLMVEATDEFRAPPPGPLGRHFPFDPSQATIPDPAPVDDDGRDEYEVRLIHEGGPTTLYYQHNPLDVEGWRGDNFAFTFNIADYNVVTSDSVHLPPTVHLFMQATGVYVMNFLPKPAEGVAGTERTPWYHRNVDYDEIAFFHGGSLYGIPMPPGLISHAPQGVHHGAPEKARERARRKFDEYSRVDWQVIAVDTRRRLTPSAEVLAHDLGQH; via the coding sequence ATGGAATCCTTCGTCCACTTGCGCAAAGGGACAACGCCACGCCGACTCCACGCCGATCTCGACGGGCTCAAGGACGACGAGCTGGGCCGGGGCGGATTCACCGGCCGCACGGCGAACCTCTATCGCCGCCACGACCCCACCGCCTACCGCGCGGTCGGCCCGCTGCGGCCCATCGACGTGCTGGCCGGCGAGCTCAAGCCCAGTGACGCCACCGACGCCGACGGCGGTCCGCTGCTGATGTTCAGCAACGCCGACTGCCGAATCCTGTTGAGCCGCCGCCACGAGCCGATGCCGTTCTACACCCGCCACGTGGACGGCGACCTGCTGTGCTTCGTGCACCAGGGCGGCGGTCTGGTCGAGACCGAGTTCGGGCCGCTGCGCTACCGCGACGGCGACTGGATCTACCTGCCCAAGGCGTGCACCTGGCGCCAGGTGCCCGACAGCGAGACGACGCTGCTCATGGTCGAGGCGACCGACGAGTTCCGGGCGCCGCCGCCCGGTCCGCTGGGCCGGCACTTCCCCTTCGACCCGTCGCAGGCCACCATCCCCGACCCCGCACCCGTCGACGACGACGGACGCGACGAGTACGAGGTGCGGCTTATCCACGAGGGCGGCCCGACAACGCTTTACTACCAACACAATCCGCTCGACGTCGAGGGCTGGCGGGGTGACAACTTCGCGTTCACCTTCAACATCGCCGACTACAACGTGGTCACCTCCGACAGCGTGCACCTGCCACCGACGGTGCACCTGTTCATGCAGGCCACCGGCGTCTACGTGATGAACTTCCTGCCCAAGCCCGCCGAAGGTGTGGCCGGCACCGAGCGCACGCCGTGGTACCACCGCAACGTCGACTATGACGAGATCGCCTTCTTTCACGGCGGCTCGCTCTACGGCATCCCGATGCCGCCGGGTCTGATTTCCCATGCGCCGCAGGGCGTTCACCACGGCGCACCGGAGAAGGCGCGGGAACGGGCGCGCCGCAAGTTCGACGAGTACTCCCGCGTCGATTGGCAGGTGATCGCCGTCGACACCCGCCGGCGACTGACCCCGTCGGCCGAGGTACTGGCGCACGACCTAGGACAACACTGA